The following proteins are encoded in a genomic region of Lachnospiraceae bacterium KM106-2:
- a CDS encoding cell surface protein has translation MKRHIKWLLTVLMVFMMVSFIRGNSAKADTTEDGHYQYSISSDNEVTKYGPVEGYKPEGVFEVPEKINGMNVVSIDGSLCQDLVGVTKVVIPRYVRKFEYSGLPVRMFSVCINLQEIEVDSNNQYFSSISGVLYDKKIKTVICYPQNKLGDEYKIPSTIERIEEGAIVNNRVKHIYMEDSVLYIGEMAFCADEKLESIKFSKNIRFIGADAFYNCTELKGKIDLENVKYLGIGAFCMCNKIESVSIPKIIKINSSCFYKCCNLKDITLGNEVKELGCDAFCETDIKTLHIPQSVSVLEAGALEEMKSLSKLIFHSKVFIDSDYYRCPEWTTKINHDTLLFYDPTCDFSKVKEPIGISKIIGHSDSTAQSFAQKENIVFESFSLELPRDVSLLQAEQKKIEISTNTEGDITWVSNDSSVVTVDESGILKGKKPGTTQVTASVVLGGIRYESSSEVSVQPNGDRMDVPEASKQPSQPINTDSSGKESATFNGISVNTDKIVMDKGKQIALPSVENKTDQTLVYRVANQKIAQLTKQGKIQGKSIGTTKLIIETDDGKYKVELKLVVKGITVNKSIILTKKGSKSKLRIKENVPGKVKFRVKNNKIVSITKAGEIKAKKVGVTNIVIFVGRYQEVCRVQVGRIRLKKTTLSIKRGGSKKIQVIQNTTGMRIKYKSLNANIASISKDGRIQAKRKGTVKIRVMTCDNKIVTVCTVKVKS, from the coding sequence ATGAAAAGACATATAAAGTGGTTGTTGACGGTATTAATGGTATTTATGATGGTGAGTTTTATACGAGGAAATAGTGCAAAAGCTGATACAACGGAGGATGGACATTATCAGTATAGTATCTCATCAGATAATGAGGTTACAAAATATGGACCGGTAGAAGGATACAAACCAGAAGGCGTATTTGAAGTTCCGGAGAAAATAAATGGAATGAATGTTGTTAGTATTGATGGAAGTCTGTGTCAGGATTTAGTGGGGGTAACCAAGGTTGTTATTCCTAGGTATGTGAGGAAGTTTGAGTATTCGGGATTGCCAGTTAGAATGTTTTCTGTCTGTATCAACTTGCAGGAGATAGAGGTAGATTCCAATAATCAATATTTTAGTTCAATAAGTGGAGTATTGTATGATAAGAAAATTAAAACAGTAATTTGTTATCCTCAGAATAAATTAGGCGATGAGTATAAAATACCATCGACAATAGAGAGGATTGAGGAAGGTGCAATAGTTAACAACAGAGTAAAACATATTTATATGGAGGATTCGGTTTTATATATAGGTGAGATGGCTTTTTGTGCCGATGAAAAATTAGAGAGCATTAAGTTTTCTAAGAATATTAGGTTTATTGGAGCAGATGCTTTTTATAATTGTACTGAATTAAAAGGAAAAATTGATTTAGAGAATGTTAAGTACCTAGGCATAGGGGCATTCTGTATGTGTAATAAAATAGAATCGGTATCTATTCCAAAAATAATAAAGATTAATAGTAGTTGTTTCTATAAATGTTGTAATTTAAAAGATATTACATTAGGTAATGAAGTGAAAGAATTAGGTTGTGACGCTTTTTGTGAAACAGATATTAAAACTTTACATATTCCGCAGAGTGTTTCAGTGCTAGAAGCAGGAGCATTAGAAGAAATGAAATCACTTAGCAAACTAATATTTCATAGTAAGGTTTTTATTGATTCAGATTATTATAGATGCCCAGAATGGACGACAAAAATTAATCATGATACGTTGCTGTTTTATGATCCAACCTGTGATTTTAGTAAGGTAAAAGAACCTATTGGAATATCAAAGATAATAGGACATTCGGATTCTACAGCTCAAAGTTTTGCTCAGAAAGAGAATATTGTATTTGAAAGTTTTTCTTTGGAGTTACCAAGAGATGTATCATTGCTTCAGGCGGAACAAAAAAAGATCGAAATTTCAACAAATACGGAAGGAGATATTACTTGGGTATCCAATGATTCTAGTGTTGTAACTGTTGATGAGAGTGGCATTTTAAAAGGGAAGAAACCAGGAACGACTCAAGTAACGGCTAGTGTCGTCCTTGGTGGAATAAGATATGAGAGTAGCAGTGAAGTATCAGTACAACCAAATGGTGATAGAATGGATGTGCCGGAAGCATCCAAGCAGCCTAGTCAACCTATTAATACGGATTCTAGTGGTAAAGAGAGTGCTACTTTTAATGGTATTAGCGTAAATACAGATAAGATAGTTATGGATAAAGGAAAACAGATAGCATTACCTTCGGTTGAGAATAAAACAGATCAAACGCTTGTTTATAGAGTGGCTAATCAAAAGATTGCCCAGCTAACGAAACAAGGAAAGATACAAGGAAAGTCTATTGGCACCACAAAGCTTATTATAGAGACGGATGATGGAAAATATAAGGTAGAGCTTAAATTAGTAGTAAAAGGGATAACAGTAAATAAGTCAATTATCTTGACGAAGAAAGGTAGCAAGTCGAAATTAAGGATAAAAGAGAATGTACCTGGAAAAGTAAAGTTCAGGGTGAAGAATAATAAAATCGTTTCTATTACAAAAGCAGGTGAGATTAAAGCAAAAAAGGTCGGGGTAACAAATATAGTAATTTTCGTTGGAAGGTATCAAGAAGTATGTAGAGTACAGGTCGGAAGAATTAGATTAAAGAAAACTACGTTATCAATTAAAAGAGGAGGAAGTAAGAAGATTCAAGTAATTCAGAATACTACAGGAATGCGTATAAAATACAAATCTTTAAATGCTAACATAGCATCAATTTCAAAGGATGGAAGAATTCAAGCTAAAAGGAAGGGGACAGTAAAGATAAGGGTAATGACTTGTGACAATAAAATTGTTACCGTTTGTACTGTTAAAGTAAAATCTTGA
- a CDS encoding helix-turn-helix, AraC type — protein MKATQLEKCFYGSNVRIIERSKECDIYKRENEDGNYLLTSYHVMDGIDLVYNEVHMEQISLDLEPPKGYFEINHCNEGRMECPYKNGDFLYFAKNDLAINWKDGKCMESTFPVGHFHGVSICIEVKKAQHEIDEFFGEGTMDLEAFCNRFCSESSFWVMRSNEMIEHLFAELYRIPDGIRLHYYKIKVLEILLYLSSFEEPPQEQREYYSREQVQKIKKIKAFIVEDLEQSYTLEQLADIHGMALTSMKRCFKGVYGTTIHSYVTEQRMQKAAKLLRSTDYNILEIANAVGYENGSKFAAAFRRSYGVSPKAYRLL, from the coding sequence ATGAAAGCAACACAACTTGAAAAATGTTTTTATGGTAGCAACGTGAGAATTATCGAACGTAGTAAGGAGTGTGATATCTATAAGAGAGAGAATGAGGATGGTAATTATTTATTGACCAGTTATCATGTGATGGATGGAATTGATTTAGTTTATAATGAAGTACATATGGAACAAATTTCGCTTGATTTAGAACCACCCAAAGGATATTTTGAAATCAATCACTGTAACGAAGGGCGAATGGAATGCCCTTATAAAAATGGAGATTTTCTATATTTCGCAAAGAATGATCTAGCAATTAATTGGAAAGATGGAAAATGTATGGAATCAACCTTTCCGGTAGGACATTTTCATGGTGTTTCAATCTGCATCGAAGTAAAGAAAGCACAGCATGAGATTGATGAGTTTTTTGGAGAAGGAACCATGGACTTGGAAGCTTTTTGTAATCGGTTTTGTTCCGAGAGTTCGTTTTGGGTGATGCGATCAAATGAGATGATCGAGCATCTTTTCGCAGAATTATATCGGATACCGGATGGAATTCGATTACATTATTACAAAATAAAGGTGTTAGAAATATTATTGTATCTTTCTTCCTTTGAGGAACCACCTCAAGAGCAGAGAGAATATTATTCTAGAGAACAGGTTCAAAAGATTAAGAAAATCAAGGCATTTATCGTAGAGGACTTAGAACAGAGTTATACCTTAGAACAGTTGGCGGATATTCATGGGATGGCATTAACTAGTATGAAGCGATGTTTTAAGGGGGTATATGGAACAACGATCCATAGTTATGTTACGGAACAGCGAATGCAAAAGGCAGCTAAATTATTGCGTAGCACAGATTACAATATTCTTGAGATAGCCAATGCGGTTGGGTATGAAAATGGAAGCAAGTTTGCGGCAGCCTTTCGACGTAGTTATGGAGTGAGTCCGAAAGCATATCGTCTTTTATGA
- a CDS encoding 2-heptaprenyl-1,4-naphthoquinone methyltransferase — MYDNKKFWSRNARLYECFTKSGKSAKRAYDEMEVDICAHLDHKMHVLELAAGPGIMSAKIADTCGSLEVTDFSPKMLEEAKKKEIHGEVHFAVADATELSYEDDSFDAVVIANALHIMPNPIRALAEIKRVLKPEGILIAPTFTREHVESKLVLKLMELMGFRTYSKWSHDSFCEFIESQGWEIIDDHVILGHNFPITSLVCKMKK, encoded by the coding sequence ATGTACGATAATAAAAAGTTTTGGTCTAGAAATGCAAGGCTTTATGAGTGCTTCACGAAGAGTGGAAAATCAGCAAAGCGTGCTTATGACGAGATGGAAGTGGATATCTGTGCTCACTTAGATCATAAGATGCATGTACTAGAATTAGCTGCCGGTCCAGGTATTATGTCGGCCAAGATAGCAGATACCTGTGGTAGTCTTGAAGTGACCGACTTTTCTCCAAAGATGTTAGAAGAAGCTAAGAAAAAAGAGATTCATGGAGAAGTTCATTTCGCAGTAGCGGATGCAACTGAGTTATCTTATGAGGATGATTCCTTTGATGCGGTTGTAATCGCCAACGCACTACATATTATGCCAAATCCAATAAGGGCACTTGCCGAAATCAAACGGGTATTAAAGCCAGAAGGCATCTTGATTGCACCAACCTTTACAAGAGAGCATGTGGAATCGAAATTAGTATTGAAATTGATGGAGCTAATGGGATTTCGTACTTATAGCAAATGGAGTCACGATAGTTTTTGTGAATTCATAGAAAGTCAAGGATGGGAAATCATAGATGATCATGTTATCTTAGGACATAACTTTCCAATCACATCCTTAGTCTGCAAGATGAAAAAGTAA
- a CDS encoding serine/threonine protein kinase PrkC, regulator of stationary phase, whose translation MSIVYLAMNENANKQWAIKEVRKEGIEDFEMVKHSLIAEINLLKKLSHPNLPSIVDVIETEGTFLVVMDYIEGVALDKILEEDGPIDQDTLVLWGVQLCNVLNYLHSREPAIIYRDLKPSNIMLKPDGTIVLIDFGTAREFKNDSAKDTTCLGTKGYAAPEQFGGKGQSDVRTDVYNLGTTLYHLITGHNPSEPPYEMYPIRHWNPTLSIGLEKIIQTCTQLNPEDRYQTCYHVLYELQHMEEIDDKYRKKKRKHMILFCCSLFLCTALYGISAYAFNKEKTILVDDYNSILEQGELSSMEKVKRECYSEAIRLEPKRKEAYMMLLQQYSEDCIFAKEEELELYHILQEEKKGTGITHLEALKSDEKRYGEFCYNMGILYWYYYEDKGNKHKQAANWFQDSLRYAALDKETTKKAKLFYEICQFHKRVRQLEYTSSFLGEYKKYWTNLVKLKSAFDHHVEEEGLTLQLYNEIVGQVFNYRSYFKADKVTEGEIVRVLNEISQYCDKFEIIKETKRKEIEQLKKEITDTIEVIHSTYHQNQEETRVSD comes from the coding sequence ATGAGTATTGTTTATTTGGCAATGAATGAAAATGCCAATAAACAATGGGCCATTAAAGAGGTCCGCAAAGAGGGGATTGAGGACTTTGAGATGGTAAAACATAGTCTCATTGCAGAGATTAATTTACTGAAGAAATTATCTCACCCAAACTTACCAAGTATCGTTGATGTTATCGAGACAGAAGGTACCTTTTTGGTTGTAATGGATTATATTGAAGGAGTTGCCTTAGATAAAATATTAGAGGAAGATGGTCCTATTGATCAGGATACACTTGTATTATGGGGTGTTCAGTTATGTAATGTCCTAAATTACCTACATTCGAGAGAACCGGCCATTATCTATCGTGATTTGAAACCGTCAAATATTATGTTGAAGCCCGATGGTACGATCGTGCTCATAGATTTTGGTACAGCAAGAGAGTTTAAAAATGATTCTGCAAAGGATACAACTTGTCTTGGGACTAAAGGATATGCTGCACCAGAACAATTTGGCGGTAAGGGACAGTCAGATGTAAGAACGGATGTGTATAATTTAGGAACTACTTTATATCATCTGATCACAGGACATAATCCAAGTGAGCCTCCTTATGAAATGTATCCGATCCGACACTGGAATCCTACCTTGAGTATTGGGTTAGAAAAGATTATTCAGACGTGTACACAGCTAAATCCAGAGGATCGATATCAGACTTGTTATCATGTTTTATATGAACTGCAACATATGGAAGAGATTGATGATAAGTATCGAAAAAAGAAGAGGAAACATATGATTTTATTCTGTTGTTCTCTATTTTTGTGCACTGCTCTCTATGGAATATCTGCATATGCATTTAACAAGGAAAAAACAATCTTGGTAGATGACTACAATAGCATTCTTGAACAGGGAGAATTGTCTTCGATGGAAAAGGTGAAAAGAGAGTGTTATAGCGAGGCAATCCGGCTTGAACCGAAAAGAAAAGAAGCATATATGATGTTACTACAGCAGTATAGTGAAGATTGTATTTTTGCTAAGGAGGAAGAATTAGAGCTATATCACATTCTTCAGGAGGAGAAGAAGGGAACAGGTATCACTCATTTAGAGGCTCTAAAAAGTGATGAGAAGAGATATGGCGAATTCTGTTATAACATGGGAATCTTATATTGGTATTACTATGAGGATAAGGGAAATAAACATAAGCAAGCAGCCAATTGGTTTCAGGACTCTCTAAGATATGCTGCTCTTGATAAGGAGACCACAAAGAAGGCGAAGCTATTTTATGAGATATGCCAGTTTCATAAAAGGGTAAGACAACTAGAATATACTTCTAGCTTTCTAGGAGAATATAAAAAATATTGGACAAACTTAGTGAAATTAAAATCAGCATTCGATCATCATGTTGAAGAGGAAGGTCTTACACTCCAACTATATAATGAAATTGTTGGTCAGGTATTTAACTATAGATCGTACTTTAAAGCAGATAAGGTAACAGAAGGGGAGATTGTGAGAGTACTAAATGAAATTAGTCAGTATTGTGATAAGTTTGAAATTATTAAAGAGACAAAGAGGAAGGAGATTGAGCAGCTAAAGAAAGAGATAACTGATACGATTGAAGTAATACATTCGACGTATCATCAAAATCAAGAGGAAACGAGGGTGAGTGATTAG
- a CDS encoding ABC transporter, ATP-binding protein, whose protein sequence is MKESKERGLMDHAGNYRYITYLGCFLSGISAVVLLLPFISIYQMADEVLKAMPHVENAKNLTHYGWMAVVYSVLGIIIYFLALICTHIAAFKTAANMRKEAIHHMVQLPLGYFSENGSGKIRRVINESSGQTETYLAHIMPDVVGGYVTPIAMVVMLMVFDWRLGLLSLVPIAISAYFCNKMMGSGLADAMKEYQNALENMNNEAVEYVRGIPVVKTFGQTVHSFESFHDAIVRYKKWAVNYTIRLRVPMCGFTVSINSVFALLVPAAILFVASATNPRRFLSDFIFYVIFTPVITVVMNKLMFSSENRIIAKDATKRINAILDEKPLTETKSSKQPRNFDISFHDVTFRYPETDQVAIDKVSFRVKQGMTVGLVGPSGGGKSTLVSLIPRFYDVDSGSIKIGGADIKEISNEDLMNDISFVFQNTNLFQMSLLDNIRFSKPQATREEVLQAAKAAQCEEIINKLPNGLDTMVGAGGIYLSGGEAQRIALARAILKNAPIVILDEATAFADPENEAKIQKAFETLTRGKTVIMIAHRLSTIKNADQIYVVQNGTIVEEGKHGALLKKDGVYAGMWKEYEQSIAWKVKEEAC, encoded by the coding sequence TTGAAAGAAAGCAAAGAGAGAGGGCTAATGGATCATGCAGGCAACTACCGCTATATTACCTATTTAGGTTGTTTCTTATCTGGTATTAGTGCTGTTGTCCTACTATTACCCTTTATCAGTATCTACCAGATGGCAGATGAAGTACTAAAGGCGATGCCACATGTGGAGAATGCAAAAAATTTAACTCATTATGGATGGATGGCAGTTGTTTATTCGGTATTAGGAATTATTATATATTTTCTGGCACTTATCTGTACTCATATTGCAGCATTTAAGACGGCAGCTAATATGAGAAAAGAAGCGATACATCACATGGTGCAGCTCCCATTAGGCTATTTTAGTGAGAATGGAAGTGGCAAGATCCGTAGAGTAATTAATGAGAGTTCTGGTCAGACAGAGACTTATCTAGCGCATATTATGCCAGATGTGGTTGGCGGATATGTAACACCGATAGCTATGGTAGTCATGCTGATGGTCTTTGATTGGAGACTTGGTCTTCTAAGTTTGGTACCAATTGCAATCAGTGCTTATTTTTGCAATAAAATGATGGGAAGCGGCTTAGCCGATGCTATGAAAGAGTATCAGAACGCATTGGAGAATATGAATAATGAGGCTGTCGAGTATGTAAGAGGAATTCCTGTTGTTAAGACTTTTGGCCAAACGGTTCATTCCTTTGAGAGTTTTCATGATGCAATTGTGCGATATAAAAAATGGGCAGTAAACTATACGATACGGTTAAGAGTTCCTATGTGTGGTTTCACAGTCAGTATTAATTCAGTATTTGCTTTACTAGTACCTGCAGCAATATTGTTTGTAGCATCTGCAACAAATCCAAGAAGATTCCTATCTGATTTTATTTTCTATGTTATCTTTACTCCAGTTATTACAGTTGTAATGAATAAGCTGATGTTCTCAAGCGAAAATCGGATCATTGCAAAGGATGCAACAAAACGAATTAATGCAATCTTAGATGAGAAGCCCTTGACGGAAACTAAGAGTAGCAAACAACCAAGAAATTTTGATATTTCATTTCATGATGTAACTTTTCGTTATCCAGAGACGGATCAAGTGGCTATTGACAAGGTTTCTTTTCGCGTAAAGCAAGGCATGACAGTGGGATTAGTTGGACCTTCAGGCGGTGGTAAATCAACATTAGTAAGTTTAATTCCAAGATTTTATGATGTTGATTCTGGAAGCATTAAAATTGGAGGAGCAGATATTAAAGAAATTTCAAATGAGGATTTAATGAATGATATATCATTTGTATTTCAAAATACTAATCTATTTCAAATGTCTCTATTGGATAATATTCGATTCTCGAAACCACAAGCAACCAGAGAGGAAGTATTACAAGCAGCAAAGGCAGCGCAATGTGAGGAAATCATTAATAAGCTTCCAAATGGACTTGATACTATGGTTGGAGCCGGTGGTATATACTTATCCGGCGGAGAAGCACAGAGAATCGCCTTGGCAAGAGCAATTCTAAAAAACGCACCAATCGTAATTTTAGATGAAGCAACCGCGTTTGCGGATCCGGAGAATGAAGCAAAGATTCAAAAGGCATTTGAGACCTTGACCCGCGGTAAGACAGTTATTATGATTGCGCATCGTCTTTCTACGATCAAAAATGCTGACCAGATCTATGTAGTTCAGAATGGAACCATAGTGGAAGAAGGAAAGCATGGAGCACTTCTTAAGAAAGATGGTGTCTATGCAGGTATGTGGAAAGAATATGAACAGTCGATTGCTTGGAAAGTAAAGGAGGAGGCGTGCTAA
- a CDS encoding ABC transporter, ATP-binding protein: MKEYLKRRFALSEKGAKDLIRAIIACTLTNLSFMFPVGLIYFALQGMLGKYVGTNDQAWPVIYYIGISIVLLAIIYICEYHQYNATFLAAYEESASKRIHLAEKLRVIPLSFFGKKNVADLTSTIMSDCSGMETAFSHFIPQLCGAILSLVFVGIGLLIFEPRLALSLLWVVPVAFMITILGKRQQNRMNLKNDQSKLACADTIQECIENVREIKANNQEVRYLAKVDEKIDELEKISLRSELNTAVFVVPSQMLLKVGITTLALMGSYLIGKNEVDVLTLLMFLIAASRVFDPLAISLQNLAAIYATELKVARMNEIENQEIQTGSDEMNVRDYDIEFKHVKFAYKKDEPVLKDVNFVAKQGEVTALVGPSGGGKSTISKLAARFWDVNGGQIKIGGFNVASMEAEALLKNFSIVFQDVVLFNNTIMENIRLGRKDATDKEVIEAAKMACCDEFIRKQPQGYETMIGENGSLLSGGERQRISIARAILKDAPIILLDEATASLDVENESKVQEAISRLVRNKTVLVIAHRMRTIASADHIVVLADGKVKEEGDHDSLLKKKGLYHKLWTLQTQASNWSLSA, translated from the coding sequence ATGAAAGAGTATTTAAAACGAAGATTTGCATTAAGTGAGAAAGGTGCGAAAGATTTAATCCGTGCGATAATCGCTTGTACGCTAACGAATCTAAGCTTTATGTTCCCTGTTGGATTGATCTACTTTGCATTACAGGGAATGTTAGGAAAGTATGTTGGTACTAATGACCAAGCATGGCCTGTCATCTATTACATAGGAATCTCAATCGTACTATTGGCGATCATTTATATTTGTGAATATCATCAGTATAACGCCACATTCCTAGCGGCTTATGAGGAAAGTGCATCAAAGAGGATTCATTTGGCTGAAAAGCTACGTGTGATTCCACTCTCCTTTTTTGGAAAAAAGAATGTGGCAGATCTTACTTCCACGATCATGAGTGACTGCTCTGGTATGGAAACTGCATTTTCTCATTTCATCCCTCAACTATGTGGTGCTATACTATCTCTTGTTTTCGTAGGAATTGGTTTATTGATTTTTGAGCCAAGGCTAGCACTTTCCTTATTGTGGGTTGTACCGGTTGCGTTTATGATCACGATCTTAGGAAAGAGACAGCAGAATCGAATGAATCTGAAAAACGATCAGTCAAAGTTAGCTTGTGCGGATACGATACAAGAGTGTATTGAAAATGTAAGAGAAATCAAAGCAAATAATCAAGAAGTACGTTACCTTGCAAAAGTAGATGAAAAGATCGATGAGTTGGAAAAAATAAGCTTACGTTCGGAATTAAATACAGCAGTCTTTGTAGTTCCTTCTCAGATGCTTTTAAAAGTAGGGATTACAACCTTAGCTTTAATGGGAAGTTACCTTATTGGAAAAAATGAAGTGGATGTTCTGACCTTGTTGATGTTTCTGATCGCAGCATCAAGGGTATTCGACCCATTGGCGATCAGTCTTCAAAATCTTGCAGCAATCTATGCAACGGAGTTAAAAGTAGCTAGGATGAATGAGATCGAGAATCAGGAAATCCAGACTGGATCAGATGAGATGAATGTAAGGGATTACGATATTGAGTTCAAACATGTAAAATTTGCATATAAGAAAGATGAGCCAGTGTTAAAGGATGTTAACTTTGTTGCAAAACAAGGTGAGGTTACTGCTTTAGTTGGACCATCAGGCGGTGGTAAGAGCACGATTTCAAAGTTAGCAGCAAGATTCTGGGATGTGAATGGAGGACAGATCAAGATTGGCGGTTTTAATGTAGCTAGTATGGAAGCCGAAGCATTATTAAAGAATTTCTCTATCGTCTTTCAGGATGTTGTATTATTTAATAACACCATTATGGAAAATATACGTTTAGGTAGAAAAGATGCTACCGATAAAGAAGTGATCGAAGCAGCAAAGATGGCTTGCTGTGATGAATTTATACGTAAGCAACCACAAGGATATGAGACCATGATCGGTGAAAATGGTTCCTTATTATCAGGAGGGGAGAGACAGCGAATCTCTATAGCGAGAGCCATCTTAAAAGATGCACCGATTATTTTACTCGATGAAGCAACAGCATCTCTTGATGTGGAGAATGAATCCAAGGTACAAGAAGCAATTTCAAGATTAGTTCGCAATAAAACAGTATTAGTAATTGCGCATAGAATGAGAACTATTGCCAGTGCAGATCATATTGTTGTCTTAGCCGACGGTAAAGTAAAAGAAGAGGGAGACCATGACTCACTTCTAAAGAAAAAGGGATTATATCATAAATTATGGACATTGCAGACACAAGCTTCGAACTGGAGCCTGAGTGCTTAA
- a CDS encoding substrate-specific component ThiT of thiamin ECF transporter — MFKYFMDWNSDGGSLKTPGYVLFIALIVVFLLIISLVGNKENKRKFSTKQLVFSSICMALAFALSFLKLFEAPMGGSVTLMSTFFVTLIGYLYGPYIGIVSGIAYGFLQLIANPYLVHPLQILVDYPLAFGALGLSGFFSRSKYGMIKGYLFGITGRLFFATLSGVVFFASYAGNMNVLAYSFLYNFFYIAIEGAITVVILCLPVVKNGLVQAKEIATEN, encoded by the coding sequence ATGTTTAAGTATTTTATGGACTGGAACTCCGACGGTGGTTCCCTAAAAACACCTGGTTATGTGCTCTTCATTGCACTGATCGTGGTATTCCTACTTATTATTTCCTTGGTTGGAAATAAAGAAAACAAACGCAAATTTAGTACAAAACAACTTGTTTTCAGTTCAATCTGTATGGCACTTGCCTTTGCCCTCTCTTTCTTAAAATTATTTGAGGCACCAATGGGCGGTTCTGTTACCTTAATGAGTACCTTCTTCGTTACCTTGATCGGATACTTATACGGACCTTACATTGGCATCGTATCCGGAATTGCTTATGGATTTCTTCAATTAATTGCTAATCCATACTTAGTTCATCCATTACAGATCCTTGTTGATTACCCATTAGCATTTGGTGCTCTTGGTCTTAGTGGATTCTTCAGCCGATCAAAATATGGTATGATCAAAGGTTATCTTTTTGGTATTACCGGAAGACTATTCTTCGCAACCCTTAGCGGTGTGGTTTTCTTCGCATCCTATGCCGGCAATATGAATGTACTCGCTTATTCCTTCTTGTATAATTTCTTTTACATTGCCATTGAAGGAGCCATTACTGTTGTCATTCTTTGCCTTCCCGTTGTTAAAAATGGTCTCGTTCAAGCAAAAGAGATTGCAACTGAAAATTAA
- a CDS encoding phosphoglycolate phosphatase: MSNIKYILFDLDGTLTNPKIGITTSVAYALDKMGIHVDDLEKLTPFIGPPLTDSFMEFYDMSKEEAEKAIVYYRERFSVTGLFENEVYEGIPEMLEQLSKTKELAIASSKPTVFVERILEHFGIKDYFHHIIGSNLDGTRCNKDEVVEAAIDEFHSARKEEIIMVGDRKFDIEGGHAHGVKVIGVRFGFAGEGELEAAGADYIAETVAELSEQLEML; the protein is encoded by the coding sequence ATGAGTAATATAAAGTATATTCTGTTTGATTTAGATGGTACCTTGACGAATCCGAAGATTGGAATTACAACTTCGGTTGCTTATGCATTGGACAAAATGGGGATTCATGTAGATGATTTGGAGAAATTAACACCATTTATCGGACCTCCATTAACGGATTCTTTTATGGAATTTTATGATATGTCCAAAGAAGAAGCCGAAAAAGCCATTGTATATTATAGAGAGCGATTCAGTGTGACTGGATTATTCGAGAACGAGGTATATGAAGGGATTCCTGAGATGTTAGAGCAATTAAGCAAGACAAAGGAACTTGCCATTGCTAGTTCCAAGCCAACGGTCTTTGTAGAACGTATTTTAGAGCATTTTGGCATTAAGGACTATTTTCATCATATCATCGGCAGTAATTTGGATGGTACGAGATGTAATAAAGATGAAGTTGTGGAAGCAGCGATTGATGAATTCCATTCCGCAAGAAAAGAAGAGATCATCATGGTTGGTGACCGCAAGTTTGATATTGAGGGCGGACATGCTCATGGAGTGAAAGTAATCGGCGTTCGCTTTGGATTTGCTGGTGAAGGGGAATTAGAAGCAGCCGGAGCAGATTATATTGCAGAGACGGTAGCAGAATTAAGTGAACAATTAGAAATGTTATAA